In Verrucomicrobiota bacterium, a single window of DNA contains:
- a CDS encoding c-type cytochrome — protein sequence MSKDPQEAPLLEGHDADGIRELDNLLPRWWVWLFYGTIIFSALYLLYFHVLKAGDLQAAAYEKESAAGEKIKAEAVARFETSIGSLTPSREQSTLSAGQQTYITLCAPCHRPDGGGLVGPNLCDDYWIHGSNYVDSIKVILNGVPAKGMLSWRGLLKPSEVQAVASYIHTFRGTSPPNPKPREDQTPAAPDKPNEFE from the coding sequence ATGAGTAAGGATCCCCAAGAAGCACCGTTGCTCGAAGGGCATGACGCGGACGGCATCAGAGAGCTCGACAACCTCCTGCCCCGCTGGTGGGTCTGGCTCTTTTACGGCACGATCATCTTCTCCGCCCTTTACCTCCTCTATTTCCACGTGCTGAAAGCCGGAGACTTGCAGGCCGCTGCCTACGAAAAGGAATCCGCCGCGGGCGAGAAGATCAAGGCCGAGGCCGTCGCCCGTTTCGAAACCTCCATCGGCAGCCTCACCCCATCCCGGGAACAGTCCACGCTCTCGGCGGGACAGCAAACCTACATCACTCTCTGCGCTCCATGCCATCGCCCTGATGGTGGCGGATTGGTCGGTCCCAACCTTTGCGACGATTACTGGATCCATGGATCGAACTATGTGGACAGCATCAAAGTGATCCTCAACGGCGTGCCCGCCAAAGGCATGCTCAGTTGGCGGGGGCTGCTCAAGCCCTCCGAAGTTCAAGCCGTGGCCAGCTACATTCATACCTTCCGCGGCACATCCCCTCCAAACCCCAAGCCGAGGGAAGACCAAACCCCCGCCGCCCCCGACAAACCGAACGAATTCGAATAG
- the ccoG gene encoding cytochrome c oxidase accessory protein CcoG, producing MTQPPPANEHPPADPSPPPSVAQEINWEDYRDHLATADKEGHRRWLFPRKPSGTWHQRRLWLSWILLAVMFAGPFITIEGNPLLMINIVERRFSILGRIFWPQDAVLFAVAMLVFLTGIILFTTAFGRLWCGWTCPQTVLMEMVLRKIEYAIEGDAAAQRQLAESPWNREKILKRTAKHGVFLALSFLIGNTLLAYIIGLDALVRIVTDPPSQHLTGLAFMTLFTLLFYSIFARFREQACIFICPYGRFQSTILDENTLVVAYDHRRGEKRAHLKPSQNAAERATSGLGDCVDCRACIAVCPTGIDIRNGTQMECVNCTACIDACDHIMDKTGRPRGLVRLSSLNNIERQLPQRFTPRMGVYAAVLVALIGLFLFLVLTRADTQTTILRATGSLPQFSAQGQVDNLFTVKILNKTNRDIPVEFRLEQPAGTLRLMSGSPLRVPATKLAQSSPLIELDRGQLSGHSTPVRIGVFGTSGRKLETINTKFLGPRS from the coding sequence ATGACGCAACCCCCGCCCGCAAACGAACACCCTCCCGCGGATCCGTCCCCTCCACCATCGGTCGCGCAGGAGATCAATTGGGAAGATTACCGCGATCACCTGGCCACGGCGGACAAAGAAGGCCATCGTCGCTGGCTGTTTCCGCGCAAACCCTCCGGCACCTGGCACCAGCGTCGGCTCTGGTTGAGCTGGATCTTGCTGGCCGTGATGTTCGCCGGGCCCTTCATCACCATCGAAGGCAACCCGCTCCTGATGATCAATATCGTGGAGCGCCGGTTCAGCATCCTCGGCCGCATTTTCTGGCCGCAGGACGCCGTCCTCTTCGCCGTCGCCATGCTCGTGTTTCTCACCGGCATCATCCTGTTCACCACCGCGTTCGGACGTCTCTGGTGCGGCTGGACCTGCCCGCAAACGGTCCTCATGGAAATGGTGTTGCGCAAAATCGAGTATGCCATCGAAGGGGACGCCGCCGCCCAACGCCAATTGGCCGAATCGCCATGGAACCGGGAAAAGATTCTCAAGCGGACCGCCAAGCACGGGGTTTTCCTCGCCCTCTCGTTCCTCATCGGCAACACCCTTCTGGCTTACATCATCGGACTCGACGCCCTGGTCCGCATCGTGACGGACCCACCCTCGCAACATCTCACCGGGCTGGCGTTCATGACCCTCTTCACACTCCTGTTCTACTCCATCTTCGCCCGCTTCCGCGAACAAGCCTGCATCTTCATTTGTCCTTACGGACGCTTCCAATCGACCATCCTCGACGAAAACACCCTCGTCGTCGCCTATGACCATCGTCGGGGAGAAAAACGCGCCCATCTCAAACCTTCCCAAAACGCCGCCGAACGCGCGACCTCGGGACTTGGAGATTGTGTCGATTGCCGGGCCTGCATCGCCGTCTGTCCCACCGGCATCGATATCCGCAACGGCACCCAGATGGAATGCGTCAATTGCACCGCCTGCATCGACGCCTGCGACCACATCATGGATAAAACCGGACGTCCCCGCGGCCTCGTGAGATTGAGCTCGCTGAACAACATCGAACGTCAACTGCCCCAGCGCTTCACACCCCGTATGGGAGTTTATGCCGCCGTGCTCGTCGCGCTCATCGGCCTCTTTCTCTTCCTGGTCCTCACCCGCGCCGACACCCAAACCACCATCCTGCGCGCCACCGGATCCCTGCCTCAATTCTCCGCGCAGGGGCAGGTGGATAATCTCTTCACCGTGAAAATCCTCAACAAAACGAACCGCGACATCCCGGTCGAATTCCGGCTCGAGCAACCCGCCGGAACCCTCCGCCTCATGAGCGGATCTCCCCTGCGCGTTCCCGCCACCAAGCTGGCCCAATCCTCCCCTCTCATCGAATTGGATCGCGGACAGCTCAGCGGCCATTCCACCCCGGTTCGCATCGGTGTTTTCGGCACGTCCGGACGCAAGCTCGAGACGATCAACACCAAATTCCTCGGACCCAGGTCATGA
- a CDS encoding sulfite exporter TauE/SafE family protein: MIITALALGFFGSLHCAGMCGPLVLAMGAPRTPNGEAWRGKLIYHGGRLITYVLLGLLLGLLGHGVSMAGLQQWTSLSVGSTMLLAAWLPYRWTAQNRWTRRLPSPHQIAAGWLGNPSPRARFRFGMLNGFLPCGLVYAACAGAVASQENPWRGALYMLSFGAGTLPMMLALGVVWPRLSLVAKTYSTRWVPATLAIVGALLILRGLDLGIPYLSPALTATGVQGGVNCH; the protein is encoded by the coding sequence ATGATCATCACCGCTCTGGCGTTGGGGTTCTTCGGCAGCCTGCACTGCGCCGGCATGTGCGGCCCGCTGGTGCTGGCCATGGGAGCGCCCCGCACCCCAAACGGGGAAGCCTGGCGCGGCAAACTCATTTACCACGGCGGACGCCTCATCACCTACGTCCTCCTCGGTTTGCTCCTCGGCCTCCTCGGCCATGGAGTCTCCATGGCGGGCCTTCAGCAATGGACCTCCCTGAGTGTCGGCAGCACCATGCTCCTCGCCGCATGGCTGCCCTACCGGTGGACTGCCCAAAACCGCTGGACTCGAAGGTTGCCGTCGCCTCATCAAATTGCGGCCGGCTGGCTGGGAAATCCGTCGCCACGCGCACGGTTCCGATTTGGGATGCTCAACGGCTTCTTGCCATGCGGATTGGTCTATGCCGCCTGCGCGGGCGCGGTCGCCAGTCAGGAAAACCCCTGGCGGGGCGCCCTCTACATGCTCTCGTTCGGCGCCGGCACCCTGCCGATGATGCTCGCACTGGGGGTGGTCTGGCCACGCCTGAGCCTCGTGGCTAAAACGTATTCAACCCGCTGGGTCCCCGCCACGCTCGCCATCGTTGGGGCATTGCTCATCCTGCGCGGACTCGATCTCGGCATCCCCTACCTCAGTCCAGCCCTCACAGCAACCGGAGTCCAGGGCGGCGTGAACTGCCATTGA
- a CDS encoding mechanosensitive ion channel family protein, whose protein sequence is MMKPVFARLFKPTLLLPLALFCWALWAQAQPATRAPAPSAPAGVEAAAAAKSAPNVWLTFGLDRVAPLRYAPFADIPLWQYLSSLIYILLAFYFSRLLDGFITGRAKKWAKKTTTQFDDLVVEMLRGPVRIVTFVILLHIGMQVYSWPAVLEDFFSKALKIIVAVSITYVLLKSVDAAMRAWRDRATTPENEQFSKQLLPLISKSLKVFVVTVAILVTSQNLGLNVTGLIASLSIGGLAVGLAAQDTLANLFGAVAVLVDKPFKVGDRIQLDTVDGTVESIGFRSTRVRSLDGHLVTVPNKTMGNATITNVTARSNIKTMMNIGITYDTPPERVKRALQILEEVFRGHPKTSDLLISFNKFESSSLNILVVHWWGDTDYNAYLGGIQQMNLNLKERFDAERIEFAFPTQTLYVKQDSKAPAAA, encoded by the coding sequence ATGATGAAACCGGTATTCGCAAGACTGTTCAAGCCGACGCTTCTCCTCCCACTCGCCCTGTTTTGCTGGGCGCTCTGGGCACAGGCCCAACCCGCCACCCGCGCCCCCGCACCGTCCGCGCCCGCCGGCGTGGAGGCGGCCGCAGCCGCGAAAAGTGCGCCGAACGTGTGGCTCACGTTCGGCCTCGACCGCGTGGCCCCGCTGCGTTACGCGCCGTTCGCCGACATCCCGCTCTGGCAATACCTCAGTTCGCTCATCTACATCCTTCTGGCGTTCTACTTCTCCCGATTGCTGGACGGTTTCATCACCGGGCGGGCGAAGAAATGGGCGAAGAAAACCACCACCCAATTTGACGATCTGGTGGTGGAAATGTTGCGCGGCCCGGTGCGGATCGTCACCTTCGTCATCCTGCTCCACATCGGGATGCAGGTCTATTCCTGGCCCGCGGTGCTGGAGGACTTCTTTTCCAAGGCACTCAAAATCATCGTTGCCGTTTCGATCACCTACGTGCTGCTCAAGTCCGTGGACGCGGCGATGCGCGCCTGGCGCGATCGGGCGACCACGCCGGAGAACGAGCAGTTCAGCAAACAGTTGCTCCCGCTCATCAGCAAGAGCCTGAAAGTCTTCGTCGTCACCGTCGCCATTCTGGTCACCTCGCAGAACCTCGGCCTCAATGTGACCGGCCTCATCGCCTCGCTCTCCATTGGCGGCCTGGCCGTTGGGTTGGCAGCACAGGACACCCTGGCCAATCTGTTTGGTGCCGTGGCGGTGCTGGTGGACAAGCCCTTCAAGGTCGGCGACCGCATCCAGCTTGATACCGTGGATGGCACGGTCGAAAGCATCGGCTTCCGCAGCACGCGGGTTCGCAGTCTCGACGGCCATCTCGTCACCGTTCCGAACAAAACGATGGGCAATGCCACCATCACCAACGTCACGGCACGCTCGAACATCAAAACCATGATGAACATCGGCATCACCTACGACACGCCGCCGGAGCGCGTGAAACGTGCGTTGCAAATCCTGGAGGAAGTCTTTCGCGGTCATCCCAAGACCAGCGACCTCCTCATCAGTTTCAACAAGTTTGAGAGCTCCTCTCTCAACATCCTCGTCGTCCATTGGTGGGGCGATACCGACTACAATGCTTATCTCGGCGGCATTCAGCAAATGAACCTGAACCTCAAGGAACGCTTCGACGCCGAGAGGATCGAGTTCGCTTTCCCCACCCAGACGCTCTACGTTAAACAGGATTCCAAAGCGCCGGCGGCGGCTTGA